The Mauremys mutica isolate MM-2020 ecotype Southern chromosome 1, ASM2049712v1, whole genome shotgun sequence genome has a segment encoding these proteins:
- the LOC123356104 gene encoding phosphatidylinositol 4-phosphate 3-kinase C2 domain-containing subunit gamma-like, producing the protein MAYFWKMPLTQDELQEGQSEDQASYSMYHFNPDSQVSLGVDQIVGEGGSEIPFYGPAYSRDLEENEFFLDAAEEHLYGVNPPQIPHRDPYFGSPTSHWQQVRVPPTIGFRPSLLSGCSDLSVENSYPTYPIGTLYDYCPHGRNNLSPTADEFGSDVEKENKNLNFYIGFEHIDYQYPIFSDDNASRQGMKDKRRNDSKSFLVSSGETYLTNLPREFTTGPVWPSVSSADSTEVCAKFVWLKDLNTLVLTVPCLTSCVLTHTCVKWVRNGTHSAHVNGLWIRPIEAN; encoded by the coding sequence ATGGCATACTTTTGGAAAATGCCTTTGACGCAAGATGAGTTACAAGAAGGACAATCTGAGGACCAAGCGTCTTACTCAATGTATCATTTTAATCCTGATAGCCAGGTCAGTCTAGGAGTTGATCAAATAGTTGGTGAAGGCGGCAGTGAAATACCCTTTTATGGTCCAGCATATTCACGTGACCTTGAAGAAAATGAGTTTTTCTTGGATGCAGCAGAAGAACATTTATATGGAGTAAATCCACCTCAAATTCCTCATAGGGATCCTTACTTTGGAAGCCCCACCTCTCACTGGCAGCAAGTCAGGGTGCCACCAACAATTGGCTTCAGACCTTCTTTGCTATCCGGATGTAGTGACCTCTCAGTTGAGAATTCCTATCCCACATACCCCATTGGAACACTTTATGACTATTGTCCACATGGAAGAAATAACTTGAGTCCAACTGCAGATGAATTTGGGTCAGATGTggagaaagagaataaaaatcTGAATTTCTATATAGGCTTTGAACATATAGACTATCAATATCCCATTTTCTCAGACGACAATGCAAGCAGACAAGGAATGAAAGATAAAAGGAGAAATGACAGTAAATCTTTCCTCGTGAGCTCTGGGGAAACATACTTAACAAACCTTCCTAGAGAATTCACCACTGGACCTGTCTGGCCCAGCGTCAGCTCTGCAGACAGCACAGAGGTATGTGCCAAATTTGTATGGTTGAAAGACTTAAATACCTTGGTTTTGACTGTCCCCTGTCTTACATCTTGTGTACTCACCCACACCTGTGTGAAGTGGGTGAGAAATGGCACTCATTCTGCAcatgtcaatgggctttggatcaggcccattgaagccaattga